The Glycine soja cultivar W05 chromosome 8, ASM419377v2, whole genome shotgun sequence genome has a window encoding:
- the LOC114421708 gene encoding bZIP transcription factor 11-like, translated as MASPGGSGTYSSGSSSLQNSGSEGDRDIMEQRKRKRMLSNRESARRSRMRKQQHLEGLSAQLDQLKKENTQMNTNIGISTQLYLNVEAENAILRAQMEELSKRLNSLNEMISLINSTTTTNNCLMFDEAQETTTQLFNDCGFMDAWNYGIPLNQQIMAYADNDMLMMY; from the coding sequence ATGGCTTCTCCTGGTGGAAGTGGGACCTATTCATCTGGTTCAAGTTCTCTTCAAAACTCTGGTTCTGAGGGAGACAGAGACATCATggaacagaggaagaggaagagaatgCTATCCAATAGGGAATCGGCACGTAGATCGAGGATGAGGAAACAGCAGCACCTGGAAGGTCTCAGTGCCCAATTGGATCAGCTAAAAAAGGAGAACACCCAAATGAACACAAACATAGGCATCAGCACGCAGCTGTACCTCAACGTGGAAGCTGAGAACGCGATTCTGAGGGCTCAAATGGAAGAACTGAGCAAGAGATTGAACTCTCTGAACGAAATGATAAGTTTGATTaactccaccaccaccaccaacaactGCTTGATGTTCGATGAGGCACAGGAGACTACGACTCAGTTGTTCAATGATTGTGGCTTCATGGATGCTTGGAATTACGGAATACCACTCAATCAACAAATCATGGCTTACGCTGACAATGACATGTTGATGATGTATTGA